One genomic window of Halovivax cerinus includes the following:
- a CDS encoding class I SAM-dependent methyltransferase, translated as MREFSAEYLRRTREGMWVDSREALSALGLDEREQVLDVGCGTGELSRVLDAETPDDCSVIGCDADLDLLTTASEYVPVVAGDALRLPVSDGSFDLVVCQALLINLPEPSAAVAEFSRVSSDLIAAIEPDNGAVTVESTVDAESALADRARRAYLDGVNTNVALGAATRDAFEAADVEVVATARYDHDRSVTPPYDESALRSAKRKASGEGLADDRETLLAGALTPDEYDDLRSAWREMGRTVVDQIGDRTYRRTETVPFHVTVGRVDA; from the coding sequence GTGCGCGAGTTCTCCGCCGAGTACCTTCGCCGGACGCGCGAGGGCATGTGGGTAGATTCCAGAGAGGCACTCTCCGCCCTCGGGCTCGACGAACGCGAGCAGGTGCTGGACGTCGGGTGCGGGACCGGCGAGCTCAGTCGGGTCCTGGACGCGGAGACGCCCGACGACTGTTCGGTCATCGGCTGTGACGCGGACCTCGATCTGCTGACGACCGCTAGCGAGTACGTCCCGGTCGTCGCGGGCGATGCACTCCGACTGCCCGTATCGGACGGCTCGTTCGATCTCGTGGTCTGCCAGGCACTGTTGATCAACCTTCCAGAGCCGTCGGCGGCCGTCGCCGAATTCTCCCGCGTCTCGTCCGACCTGATCGCGGCGATCGAACCGGACAACGGTGCCGTCACGGTCGAGTCGACGGTCGACGCCGAGTCGGCACTCGCAGATCGGGCGCGACGGGCCTACCTCGACGGCGTGAACACGAACGTCGCGCTCGGTGCCGCAACGAGAGACGCGTTCGAGGCGGCCGACGTGGAGGTGGTCGCGACCGCCCGCTACGACCACGACCGATCGGTCACACCACCGTACGACGAGTCGGCGCTGCGCTCGGCGAAACGGAAAGCGTCCGGTGAGGGACTGGCCGACGACCGGGAGACGTTACTCGCCGGGGCGTTGACCCCCGATGAATACGACGACCTGCGATCGGCCTGGCGCGAGATGGGGCGGACCGTCGTCGACCAGATTGGAGATCGAACCTATCGGCGGACAGAGACGGTGCCGTTTCACGTGACGGTCGGTCGCGTCGACGCGTGA
- a CDS encoding DUF7344 domain-containing protein translates to MSLPPVQAVDDSELLTHRDRRQLCAILAASGPLPISVLAERLVERAGSRSFDDPTAARVALCHNHLPRLRDRGIVDYEPGDETVCISDRITFEVDEADLVTVVSDSRTAEV, encoded by the coding sequence ATGAGTTTACCTCCCGTGCAGGCCGTCGACGATTCCGAACTGCTCACCCACCGCGATCGTCGTCAGCTCTGTGCGATTCTGGCTGCGAGCGGGCCGCTGCCGATATCGGTGTTGGCTGAACGACTGGTCGAACGCGCAGGGAGTCGCTCGTTCGACGATCCGACGGCAGCCCGCGTCGCGCTGTGTCACAATCACCTGCCGCGGCTCCGCGATCGCGGGATCGTCGACTACGAACCGGGTGACGAGACCGTCTGCATCTCGGATCGGATCACGTTCGAAGTTGACGAGGCCGATCTCGTCACCGTGGTCTCCGACTCCCGGACCGCCGAGGTCTGA
- a CDS encoding lipoate--protein ligase family protein, producing the protein MSELGDREWRLIRDEPRDGATQMALEEVAVKTAHEDGVRTVRTYAWEPSTLSLGYRQKAESVDWDYCKREGIDVTRRQTGGGGIYHDRHGDISYTIVAPAEEVPGDLMECYALFCEPVLDALDRMGIDADFAERPKSSIHQPACYLRDVNPAHDIVVHTDDGASLKVSGNAQYRRRDAVIQHGSISFDRTPARHLGVFADHEVTVDRFTARVGSIAAETDLDREDCVDHLADALGEWCDADDGEWSSDELWAARDLADRKYGADEWVRNRETKAATDGGR; encoded by the coding sequence ATGAGCGAACTCGGCGATCGGGAGTGGCGATTGATCCGAGACGAGCCCCGGGATGGAGCGACCCAGATGGCGCTCGAAGAAGTCGCCGTCAAGACGGCCCACGAGGACGGCGTCCGAACCGTCAGGACGTACGCGTGGGAGCCGAGTACGCTCTCACTTGGCTACCGACAGAAGGCAGAGAGCGTCGACTGGGACTACTGCAAGCGAGAGGGGATCGACGTCACCCGCCGCCAGACCGGCGGCGGGGGGATCTACCACGACCGACACGGTGACATCTCCTACACCATCGTCGCGCCAGCTGAGGAGGTCCCTGGGGACCTGATGGAGTGTTACGCGCTGTTCTGCGAGCCGGTCCTGGACGCGCTCGACCGGATGGGAATCGACGCCGACTTCGCCGAGCGACCGAAGTCGTCGATCCATCAACCCGCTTGCTACCTCCGGGACGTCAACCCCGCCCACGACATCGTCGTCCACACCGACGACGGCGCCTCGCTGAAGGTCAGCGGAAACGCCCAGTACCGCCGGCGTGACGCCGTCATCCAGCACGGTTCGATCAGTTTCGACCGCACGCCGGCACGGCACCTCGGCGTCTTCGCCGACCACGAGGTGACGGTGGATCGATTCACCGCCCGGGTCGGCAGTATCGCGGCGGAAACGGATCTCGACCGCGAAGACTGCGTCGACCACCTCGCAGACGCCCTCGGGGAGTGGTGTGACGCCGACGACGGCGAGTGGTCGAGCGACGAACTCTGGGCAGCGCGCGACCTCGCCGACCGCAAGTACGGCGCCGACGAGTGGGTTCGAAACCGGGAGACGAAGGCGGCCACCGACGGCGGCAGGTGA
- a CDS encoding bacterio-opsin activator domain-containing protein, whose amino-acid sequence MSLFGKFRVPSSAFALHETLTAVPEMGIEIERVVVTDEVLTPYFWISGVSPGAFESAAQDDPTIQHIKRLDEFADSALYRAEWTAQVQSVLYAYTEIEAVILEATGTDQRWELRMRFDDRDQLGAFQDYCEEHRIAFSLQQLTQLSQPKTGGQYGLTPKQQEALVAAWKAGYFETPRESSLSDVADDLDITQQSLSKRIQRANQTLIGNTLVVSAEYAAPDTPDPDLKH is encoded by the coding sequence GTGAGTCTCTTCGGTAAATTCCGCGTTCCGTCGTCCGCGTTCGCTCTTCACGAGACGCTCACGGCGGTGCCGGAAATGGGGATCGAGATCGAACGCGTGGTGGTCACGGACGAAGTCCTGACACCCTACTTCTGGATTTCGGGCGTCTCACCGGGCGCGTTCGAGTCGGCGGCACAGGACGATCCAACGATTCAGCATATCAAGCGACTGGACGAGTTCGCCGACTCGGCACTCTACCGTGCGGAGTGGACGGCGCAGGTCCAGTCGGTCCTGTACGCGTACACCGAGATCGAGGCCGTGATCCTGGAGGCGACGGGGACCGACCAGCGGTGGGAGCTTCGCATGCGGTTCGACGACCGCGACCAGCTTGGTGCCTTTCAGGACTATTGTGAGGAACACCGGATCGCGTTCAGCCTGCAGCAACTCACACAGCTGTCACAGCCCAAGACCGGGGGTCAGTACGGACTGACGCCGAAACAGCAGGAGGCGCTGGTCGCCGCGTGGAAGGCCGGCTACTTCGAGACGCCGAGGGAGTCGTCGCTCTCCGACGTCGCGGACGATCTCGACATCACGCAGCAGTCGCTCTCGAAACGCATTCAGCGGGCGAACCAGACGTTGATCGGAAATACGCTGGTCGTCTCTGCGGAGTACGCAGCGCCCGATACTCCCGACCCCGACTTGAAACACTGA
- a CDS encoding alpha/beta fold hydrolase has translation MRTRVFNDDGETDLVFCMGWGNRFTHENVSWLIGTLGNAGYRVHAFEFPTDIDDFWADWVEPVAEYVRDMDGYQLLAHSAGGLVGQALDGAENHVYLAPFWGYGSLWPDTVLRAVAAVPVDVPVLPVGQFDRDVLGSRATDHQLATQPRWVSPAFVDATLHAQRELLDIDHDAVVFCSLRDRVVDLGAIGERVPSDRIVLYDGGHELFSSDARERYVDPLLTALEGGADAVGSRARIERST, from the coding sequence ATGCGCACTCGCGTCTTCAACGACGATGGCGAGACCGACCTCGTCTTCTGCATGGGCTGGGGAAACCGCTTCACTCACGAGAACGTCAGCTGGCTCATCGGAACCCTCGGAAACGCGGGGTACCGGGTTCACGCGTTCGAGTTTCCGACGGACATCGACGACTTCTGGGCGGACTGGGTCGAGCCGGTCGCGGAGTACGTCCGTGACATGGACGGCTACCAGCTCCTCGCACACAGCGCCGGCGGCTTGGTCGGACAGGCGTTAGACGGCGCCGAGAATCACGTGTATCTCGCGCCGTTCTGGGGGTACGGTTCGCTGTGGCCCGACACTGTCCTGCGGGCGGTCGCCGCCGTCCCCGTCGACGTTCCGGTTCTCCCCGTCGGTCAGTTCGATCGCGACGTGCTCGGGTCGAGAGCAACCGACCACCAGCTCGCGACGCAACCGCGATGGGTCTCGCCGGCGTTCGTCGACGCGACGCTGCACGCCCAGCGCGAGTTGCTCGACATCGACCACGACGCCGTCGTCTTCTGCTCGCTTCGCGACCGCGTCGTCGATCTGGGTGCCATCGGCGAGCGCGTCCCGTCCGACCGGATCGTCCTCTACGACGGCGGCCACGAGCTGTTCTCCTCGGACGCGCGAGAGCGATACGTCGACCCGCTGCTCACCGCGCTCGAAGGTGGCGCCGACGCCGTCGGATCGCGTGCGCGGATCGAGCGATCGACCTAA
- a CDS encoding 50S ribosomal protein L15e: MTRSFYSHIKEAWKNPGDGKLGELQWQRKQEWRNQGAIERIERPTRLDKARELGYKAKQGIVLTRVSVRKGTARKERFTAGRRTKRQGVNRIGRRKNIQRIGEERVSRKHPNLRVLASYWVGEDGSQKWFEVILVDPEHPAIENDDDLNWICADEHTNRAFRGLTNAGKSNRGLQNRGKGTEKVRPSNNGE, encoded by the coding sequence ATGACACGAAGCTTCTACTCCCACATCAAGGAGGCCTGGAAGAACCCCGGCGACGGGAAACTCGGGGAACTCCAGTGGCAACGCAAACAGGAGTGGCGCAATCAGGGCGCCATCGAACGCATCGAGCGACCGACGCGACTCGACAAGGCCCGCGAACTCGGTTACAAAGCCAAGCAGGGCATCGTCCTCACGCGCGTCTCCGTCCGCAAGGGGACCGCTCGGAAGGAGCGCTTCACCGCCGGTCGGCGGACCAAGCGCCAGGGCGTCAACCGCATCGGCCGACGCAAGAACATCCAGCGAATCGGCGAGGAGCGCGTCTCCCGCAAGCACCCCAACCTGCGAGTCCTGGCCAGCTACTGGGTCGGCGAGGACGGCTCCCAGAAGTGGTTCGAAGTGATCCTCGTGGATCCGGAGCACCCGGCGATAGAGAACGACGACGATTTGAACTGGATCTGCGCGGACGAACACACCAATCGTGCGTTCCGCGGCCTGACCAACGCCGGCAAGTCGAACCGCGGCCTCCAGAACCGTGGCAAGGGCACCGAGAAGGTTCGCCCGTCGAACAACGGCGAGTGA
- a CDS encoding DUF7095 family protein produces the protein MSLGRESAVDRLETLIETIEHEPTPVPVREVWVYGDLALGLDPIDRLDVYLTKDILLENDAASDETFYEEHGVRGVGTAVDADWAASNPDAVRANEHGHVAPERCLAAHLLAGDEPIHLEVCNASFEDNVTQRLRGARLRDDYTQLLDPRGVCLWVDGTRSSEAFEKLRESAFAMPTLSASLEMLGMDESEATEAARVVHAWREDQEGVTVRGDVV, from the coding sequence ATGAGTCTCGGCCGCGAGTCCGCCGTCGATCGACTCGAAACCCTGATCGAGACGATCGAGCACGAACCGACGCCGGTGCCCGTCCGAGAGGTGTGGGTCTACGGGGACCTCGCCCTCGGGCTCGATCCGATCGATCGGCTCGACGTCTACCTCACCAAAGACATCTTGCTCGAAAACGACGCAGCGTCCGACGAGACGTTCTACGAGGAACACGGCGTTCGCGGCGTCGGAACGGCCGTGGACGCCGACTGGGCGGCTTCGAACCCCGACGCCGTCCGCGCCAACGAACACGGCCACGTCGCCCCCGAACGCTGCCTGGCGGCCCACCTGCTAGCGGGTGACGAACCGATCCACCTGGAGGTCTGCAACGCCTCCTTCGAGGACAACGTCACCCAGCGGCTTCGCGGTGCTCGACTCCGCGACGACTACACACAACTGCTCGATCCTCGCGGCGTCTGTCTCTGGGTCGACGGAACGCGATCGTCGGAGGCCTTCGAGAAACTCCGCGAGAGCGCGTTCGCGATGCCGACGCTCTCCGCGTCGCTCGAGATGCTCGGTATGGACGAGTCAGAGGCGACCGAGGCGGCGCGAGTCGTCCACGCCTGGCGCGAGGACCAGGAGGGTGTGACAGTGCGCGGGGACGTCGTGTAA
- a CDS encoding deoxyribonuclease IV has product MKVGAHVSISGSRVSSDEETPPYDDLRNAVPRQLAFGGNCGQIFTTSPQVWAEPEIDDEAAEGFREQTDEKLEGPWVIHSAYLVNLCTPKDDLREKSLSSLQAELDAAAKLGIPYVNTHLGAHTGAGVEGGLDNAASAIDELDVPNGVQLLIESDAGSGTKLGGEFSHLAGIVDRTETDIGVCIDTAHTLVAGNDLTTPEAVDETIGRFDDEVGLEYLEYIHLNDSKHDVGTHKDEHALIGEGYIGEDGIAAIVNHPDLRDLPFALETPTEDGRGFAWNIQKTEELRED; this is encoded by the coding sequence ATGAAGGTAGGTGCACACGTCTCTATCTCCGGATCGCGCGTCTCCTCCGACGAGGAGACCCCACCGTACGACGACCTTCGGAACGCAGTCCCCCGCCAGCTGGCGTTCGGCGGGAACTGCGGGCAAATCTTCACCACGTCGCCGCAGGTCTGGGCCGAACCGGAGATCGACGACGAGGCGGCCGAGGGATTTCGTGAACAGACAGACGAGAAACTCGAGGGACCGTGGGTGATCCACTCTGCGTACCTCGTGAACCTCTGTACGCCGAAGGACGACCTGCGCGAGAAGTCGTTGTCGTCGCTGCAGGCGGAACTCGACGCGGCCGCAAAACTCGGTATACCCTACGTAAACACACACCTCGGCGCCCACACGGGTGCCGGTGTCGAGGGTGGCCTGGACAACGCCGCCAGCGCGATCGACGAACTCGACGTCCCAAACGGCGTTCAGCTGTTGATCGAATCGGACGCCGGCAGCGGCACAAAACTCGGCGGCGAGTTCTCCCACCTCGCGGGTATCGTCGACCGGACCGAAACCGACATCGGCGTCTGCATCGACACGGCCCACACGCTCGTCGCCGGGAACGACCTCACGACGCCAGAGGCGGTCGACGAGACGATCGGTCGGTTCGACGACGAGGTCGGTCTGGAGTACCTGGAGTACATTCACCTGAACGACTCCAAACACGACGTTGGGACGCACAAGGACGAACACGCCCTCATCGGCGAAGGGTACATCGGCGAGGACGGGATCGCCGCGATCGTCAACCACCCCGACCTGCGCGACCTGCCGTTCGCCCTCGAGACGCCAACGGAGGACGGTCGCGGATTCGCGTGGAACATCCAGAAGACGGAGGAACTACGCGAAGACTGA
- a CDS encoding serine/threonine-protein kinase RIO2 — MVRNVAPELPDLESEDFYLLSGVEQGMRFSEWVKREKLPEFTSLTPEEVDYRLERCLKRGLVEKKTIQYEGYTLQFEGYDTLALRALVEQDVIGEFGSPLGVGKESDVYEVRSYKPLALKYHREGYTNFREVAKERDYTSDREHVSWLYTARKAAEREFEILETLYPDVSVPRPIEQNRHAIVMEKMDGVELSRAKLDDDQVVGVLDMLLSELARAYELGYVHADMSEYNIFVDEGGVTIFDWPQAVPTDHPNADEFVERDVTNLVGYFDRKYPNQLPEWDAPSIASAIRSGTFDSVQARQ, encoded by the coding sequence ATGGTTCGAAACGTCGCTCCGGAACTTCCCGATCTCGAGTCGGAGGACTTCTACCTCCTCTCCGGCGTCGAACAGGGGATGCGGTTTTCGGAGTGGGTCAAACGGGAGAAACTGCCCGAGTTCACCAGCCTCACCCCCGAGGAGGTCGACTATCGACTCGAACGCTGTCTCAAACGGGGTCTCGTCGAGAAGAAGACGATCCAGTACGAGGGCTACACCCTGCAGTTCGAGGGCTACGACACACTCGCGTTGCGGGCGCTGGTCGAGCAAGATGTCATCGGGGAGTTCGGTTCGCCTCTCGGTGTGGGAAAAGAGAGCGACGTCTACGAGGTTCGCTCGTACAAACCGCTCGCGCTCAAGTACCACCGGGAGGGGTACACGAACTTTCGGGAAGTGGCCAAAGAGCGCGATTACACGTCCGATCGTGAGCACGTCTCCTGGCTGTACACCGCGCGCAAGGCGGCCGAACGAGAGTTCGAAATTCTGGAGACGCTCTACCCCGACGTCTCGGTGCCGCGTCCGATCGAACAGAATCGCCACGCGATCGTGATGGAAAAGATGGATGGTGTGGAACTCTCGCGGGCGAAACTCGACGACGACCAGGTCGTCGGCGTCCTCGACATGCTACTGTCCGAACTCGCACGCGCGTACGAACTGGGGTACGTCCACGCGGACATGAGCGAGTACAACATCTTCGTCGACGAGGGCGGTGTGACGATCTTCGACTGGCCGCAGGCCGTTCCGACGGATCATCCGAACGCCGACGAGTTTGTCGAACGCGACGTGACCAACCTCGTCGGGTACTTCGATCGAAAGTATCCGAATCAGCTTCCGGAGTGGGACGCCCCGTCCATCGCGTCCGCCATCCGATCTGGGACGTTCGACTCCGTACAGGCCAGACAGTAG